From Montipora foliosa isolate CH-2021 chromosome 6, ASM3666993v2, whole genome shotgun sequence, a single genomic window includes:
- the LOC138006260 gene encoding histamine H2 receptor-like isoform X2, with amino-acid sequence MKVTWEYIILICLAVLIVATNLILCVLVVSSARLRTFTNGFLVSLAVSDILTGGLFYPIHLSGPDSKVAVSEGYVIAFVLLTGVGNIGLVTWDRYIAVSRHFQYRQVVQNHFVKLVVIIWVTSLLISILPVTWSTNTDATIHKVYLFCVMGIFEILPYGAIFTVYLKIAQRLRNRHQNIQKCSANAILSRRVKTEAKVTKVFMAIVVIFIVSWLPILYMTAVNIINRPDLSPLALQNASLFTVALSSLVNPLLYACRKEDFRGEFRVKVNHLQGSPRLASRHPMHLTNCTRNLKIY; translated from the coding sequence ATGAAAGTTACGTGGGAATACATCATCTTGATTTGCTTAGCTGTGCTCATTGTAGCAACAAACTTGATTTTGTGCGTTCTTGTGGTATCAAGCGCCCGTCTTCGCACCTTCACTAATGGATTTTTGGTCTCCCTCGCAGTATCCGATATACTGACCGGAGGACTGTTTTATCCTATTCACCTTAGTGGGCCCGATTCGAAAGTGGCTGTCTCAGAAGGCTATGTCATCGCATTTGTCCTGTTAACAGGAGTTGGAAATATTGGTTTAGTGACGTGGGATCGTTATATAGCTGTCAGCAGACATTTTCAGTACAGGCAGGTTGTTCAAAACCACTTTGTCAAGCTCGTTGTGATTATTTGGGTAACTTCACTGCTAATTTCAATTTTGCCTGTGACATGGTCAACAAACACTGATGCCACAATTCACAAGGTCTACCTATTTTGCGTCATGGGAATCTTCGAAATTCTTCCCTATGGAGCCATATTTACTGTCTATCTCAAAATTGCGCAGCGATTACGAAACCGCCATCAAAACATTCAAAAGTGCTCCGCAAACGCCATATTATCGAGGAGAGTAAAAACAGAGGCTAAAGTAACCAAGGTATTTATGGCAATCGTAGTAATATTTATCGTGTCGTGGTTGCCTATCCTTTATATGACAGCAGTCAATATTATTAATAGGCCCGATCTATCTCCTCTCGCACTTCAGAATGCCTCTCTCTTTACCGTAGCTCTGTCGTCACTGGTAAATCCTTTGTTGTACGCATGCAGGAAGGAGGACTTTCGGGGGGAATTCAGAGTCAAGGTGAACCATTTGCAAGGTAGTCCGAGATTGGCTAGTCGTCATCCAATGCATTTGACAAATTGTACTcgtaatttaaaaatttattaa